A genomic region of Paramormyrops kingsleyae isolate MSU_618 chromosome 19, PKINGS_0.4, whole genome shotgun sequence contains the following coding sequences:
- the tagapb gene encoding T cell activation RhoGTPase activating protein b, with translation MKVPSSSVVSKTVILGDMDSLMEGNVKPTPQSEKLSNADERVAPPTENGNSNNRWSFLRKSKKILLHPNTSKTTLFGQLLSNVCDENENLPKPITEMLTLLLKRGSITEGVFRRAGNSKCLKELKAQLNEGLDIDMETQSVILLAALFKDFLRELPGSLLVAELYKDWMMALEKKDEEQRCTEIKRVTDKLPRPNAVLLQHLLCVLHHVSKNANASKMDARNLAVCIAPNLLRCDNLADVEEVTALTQFLIENCCEIFGEHVQKLLGDPDKEEQADNSDLLSSHQHDSAYDSTDPDADGDVEGAKRKEQTGEIEDQCSPPQCKDDKPSILICSSNDTKFVSRRCSEPSLFPFLGINNLKVLARSHDDFSMEKEDFALENNTLKKQNSDSVLQPGQSERLLGLQNLSGMLTIPKPTARSKDCSYSSNCSLESSLSNLSENSVFTSSPLSSPPNSRKSSYAREEVQNQEKEVKRRTSSIRNEKKKPTRAMSWAALAYNRGSLKKGDSQKEMAFSCEILQEDSQNETESTKPTPRPRPLSAIEVFQRVDSKIPAKPPSYEQTILGFPLAPPNRRMTVQDAWMMERKSRPTSMTEDLLGSCSSNSYTDCCLQMGATDVRDTGPAEQAVVYRQRAMSESISKRQQERVVHRCSQPLFEEMTYAKESYV, from the exons ATGAAGGTGCCAAGCAGCAGCGTCGTG TCAAAGACTGTAATCTTGGGAGACATGGACTCACTGATGGAA GGCAACGTGAAACCCACTCCCCAGTCTGAGAAGCTCAGCAATGCAGATGAGAGGGTGGCCCCGCCCACTG AAAACGGGAACAGCAACAACCGATGGAGCTTCCTGAGAAAATCCAAGAAGATTCTGCTGCATCCCAACACCTCCAAGACGACCCTGTTCGGACAGTTGCTGTCAAACGTGTGCGATGAAAATGAGAACCTTCCCAAACCAATCACA GAAATGCTGACCCTGCTGCTGAAGAGGGGCTCTATTACAGAAGGTGTCTTCAGGAGGGCGGGGAACAGCAAGTGCCTGAAGGAGCTCAAGGCACAGCTGAATGAGGGGCTGGACATTGACATGGAGACCCAGTCTGTCATCCTCCTTGCCGCACTCTTCAAG GACTTCCTGAGGGAGCTTCCTGGAAGCTTGCTGGTGGCAGAGCTGTACAAGGACTGGATGATGGCCCTGGAGAAGAAGGATGAGGAGCAGAGGTGCACCGAGATCAAGAG GGTAACTGACAAGCTGCCGAGACCCAATGCCGTCCTCCTGCAGCATCTGCTCTGCGTGCTCCACCACGTTAGCAAAAACGCCAACGCCAGCAAAATGGACGCCCGCAACCTCGCCGTCTGCATCGCCCCCAACCTGCTCCGGTGCGATAACCTGGCCGACGTGGAAGAG GTCACGGCCCTTACACAGTTCCTGATCGAAAACTGCTGTGAAATATTTGGAGAACATGTCCAGAAGCTTCTAGGAGATCCAGACAAGGAAGAGCAGGCAGATAATTCAG ATTTGCTGTCCTCACATCAGCATGACTCCGCTTACGACAGCACTGACCCAGATGCAGATGGAGATGTGGAGGGAGCAAAGAGGAaagagcagacaggggagattGAAGACCAATGCAGCCCTCCACAGTGCAAAGACGACAAACCATCAATCCTCATCTGCTCCTCCAATGACACCAAGTTTGTCTCTAGGAGATGTTCAGAACCTTCTCTGTTCCCGTTTTTGGGGATTAACAACTTGAAAGTGTTAGCCAGGAGCCATGATGACTTCTCCATGGAGAAGGAGGACTTTGCTTTGGAGAATAATACCCTGAAAAAGCAGAACTCTGACTCTGTCCTGCAGCCTGGCCAAAGCGAGAGGCTTCTGGGTCTCCAGAACCTCAGTGGCATGCTGACTATACCGAAGCCCACTGCGAGATCGAAGGATTGTTCCTATTCATCCAATTGTTCTTTGGAGAGCTCCTTGTCCAACCTGTCAGAGAACTCCGTCTTCACCAGCTCTCCGCTGTCCTCACCTCCCAACTCCCGAAAGTCTAGCTATGCTCGAGAAGAGGTCCAAAATCAGGAGAAGGAGGTGAAGAGGCGTACGTCCTCCATCAGGAATGAAAAGAAGAAACCGACGAGGGCCATGAGCTGGGCTGCCCTTGCTTACAACAGGGGAAGCTTGAAAAAAGGGGACAGCCAGAAAGAGATGGCGTTCTCCTGTGAGATCCTCCAAGAAGACTCACAGAATGAGACGGAATCTACCAAACCCACTCCCAGGCCACGCCCTTTGTCAGCCATTGAGGTTTTCCAGCGAGTGGACAGCAAGATCCCTGCAAAACCCCCCTCATACGAGCAAACCATTCTGGGGTTCCCACTGGCTCCCCCTAATCGCCGTATGACGGTGCAGGACGCCTGGATGATGGAGCGGAAGTCACGCCCCACCTCCATGACAGAGGACCTGTTGGGCTCATGCTCCAGCAATAGCTACACGGACTGCTGCCTTCAGATGGGGGCCACGGATGTGAGAGACACGGGTCCGGCTGAGCAGGCTGTAGTGTATCGCCAGAGGGCAATGTCCGAGTCTATATCCAAGAGGCAGCAAGAGAGAGTGGTTCACAGGTGCAGCCAGCCCCTGTTTGAGGAGATGACCTACGCTAAGGAGTCCTATGTCTGA